The following proteins are encoded in a genomic region of Heliangelus exortis chromosome 7, bHelExo1.hap1, whole genome shotgun sequence:
- the LOC139798480 gene encoding uncharacterized protein isoform X2, which yields MQRGWGEHTPPRQPVRPPFPPLRAGVRRPLPSTADPCPPLAPPAAPGLAASPPPPAPLSPGRAGHPSPAEGRPRRPQRSRVRNRSPAVPLPVPSAAPPPWMRAWLQSTTKNPTTIPAPYIRMPALKPLMAGARPQLLQAHRSRLQPARVPKAAHPLQDGDGGWISASIIAQRPQTCTENRDACSTHTAPLPRPASSADGQKIEKKLILSIAEKQRELEPEYQNVPSCSLLGDGCSNQSCGRGHDEVSRMH from the exons AtgcagagggggtggggggaacaCACACCGCCCCGGCAGCCGGTCCGGCCCCCGTTCCCGCCCCTCCGAGCAGGCGTACGGCGGCCGCTCCCCTCGACTGCGGACCCCTGCCCTCCGCTTGCTCCGCCGGCAGCCCCCGGCCTCGCCGCCTCCCCGCCTCCCCCTGCGCCGCTATCGCCGGGGAGAGCCGGACACCCGTCCCCGGCCGAGGGTCGCCCGAGGCGGCCGCAGCGGAGCCGGGTCAGGAACCGCTCTCCGGCGGTGCCCCTGCCCGTCCCGAGCGCAGCCCCACCGCCCTGGATGAGGGCCTGGCTCCAAAGCACGACAAAAAACCCTACCACCATCCCCGCTCCTTACATTCGCATGCCCGCGCTGAAGCCTTTGATGGCAGGAGCACGACCGCAGCTCCTCCAGGCGCACCGCAGCCGCCTTCAACCTGCTCGGGTACCAAAGGCAGCGCACCCGCTGCAGGACGGGGATGGCGGCTGGATCTCCGCCAGCATCATTGCCCAAAGGCCGCAAACTTGCACTGAAAACAGAGATGcatgcagcacacacacagcaccactTCCCCGGCCTGCTAGCTCAG cagatggacagaaaatagagaagaaaTTGATCCTTAGTATTGCTGAAAAGCAGCGTGAATTGGAACCAGAGTACCAGAATGTCCCATCCTGCAGTCTCCTGGGTGATGGCTGCAGTAATCAGAGCTGTGGCAGAGGGCATGATGAGGTGTCAAGAATGCATTGA
- the LOC139798480 gene encoding uncharacterized protein isoform X1 — protein MQRGWGEHTPPRQPVRPPFPPLRAGVRRPLPSTADPCPPLAPPAAPGLAASPPPPAPLSPGRAGHPSPAEGRPRRPQRSRVRNRSPAVPLPVPSAAPPPWMRAWLQSTTKNPTTIPAPYIRMPALKPLMAGARPQLLQAHRSRLQPARVPKAAHPLQDGDGGWISASIIAQRPQTCTENRDACSTHTAPLPRPASSAADGQKIEKKLILSIAEKQRELEPEYQNVPSCSLLGDGCSNQSCGRGHDEVSRMH, from the exons AtgcagagggggtggggggaacaCACACCGCCCCGGCAGCCGGTCCGGCCCCCGTTCCCGCCCCTCCGAGCAGGCGTACGGCGGCCGCTCCCCTCGACTGCGGACCCCTGCCCTCCGCTTGCTCCGCCGGCAGCCCCCGGCCTCGCCGCCTCCCCGCCTCCCCCTGCGCCGCTATCGCCGGGGAGAGCCGGACACCCGTCCCCGGCCGAGGGTCGCCCGAGGCGGCCGCAGCGGAGCCGGGTCAGGAACCGCTCTCCGGCGGTGCCCCTGCCCGTCCCGAGCGCAGCCCCACCGCCCTGGATGAGGGCCTGGCTCCAAAGCACGACAAAAAACCCTACCACCATCCCCGCTCCTTACATTCGCATGCCCGCGCTGAAGCCTTTGATGGCAGGAGCACGACCGCAGCTCCTCCAGGCGCACCGCAGCCGCCTTCAACCTGCTCGGGTACCAAAGGCAGCGCACCCGCTGCAGGACGGGGATGGCGGCTGGATCTCCGCCAGCATCATTGCCCAAAGGCCGCAAACTTGCACTGAAAACAGAGATGcatgcagcacacacacagcaccactTCCCCGGCCTGCTAGCTCAG cagcagatggacagaaaatagagaagaaaTTGATCCTTAGTATTGCTGAAAAGCAGCGTGAATTGGAACCAGAGTACCAGAATGTCCCATCCTGCAGTCTCCTGGGTGATGGCTGCAGTAATCAGAGCTGTGGCAGAGGGCATGATGAGGTGTCAAGAATGCATTGA
- the LOC139798480 gene encoding uncharacterized protein isoform X4 — protein sequence MQRGWGEHTPPRQPVRPPFPPLRAGVRRPLPSTADPCPPLAPPAAPGLAASPPPPAPLSPGRAGHPSPAEGRPRRPQRSRVRNRSPAVPLPVPSAAPPPWMRAWLQSTTKNPTTIPAPYIRMPALKPLMAGARPQLLQAHRSRLQPARVPKAAHPLQDGDGGWISASIIAQRPQTCTENRDACSTHTAPLPRPASSAFT from the exons AtgcagagggggtggggggaacaCACACCGCCCCGGCAGCCGGTCCGGCCCCCGTTCCCGCCCCTCCGAGCAGGCGTACGGCGGCCGCTCCCCTCGACTGCGGACCCCTGCCCTCCGCTTGCTCCGCCGGCAGCCCCCGGCCTCGCCGCCTCCCCGCCTCCCCCTGCGCCGCTATCGCCGGGGAGAGCCGGACACCCGTCCCCGGCCGAGGGTCGCCCGAGGCGGCCGCAGCGGAGCCGGGTCAGGAACCGCTCTCCGGCGGTGCCCCTGCCCGTCCCGAGCGCAGCCCCACCGCCCTGGATGAGGGCCTGGCTCCAAAGCACGACAAAAAACCCTACCACCATCCCCGCTCCTTACATTCGCATGCCCGCGCTGAAGCCTTTGATGGCAGGAGCACGACCGCAGCTCCTCCAGGCGCACCGCAGCCGCCTTCAACCTGCTCGGGTACCAAAGGCAGCGCACCCGCTGCAGGACGGGGATGGCGGCTGGATCTCCGCCAGCATCATTGCCCAAAGGCCGCAAACTTGCACTGAAAACAGAGATGcatgcagcacacacacagcaccactTCCCCGGCCTGCTAGCTCAG CCTTTACATAA
- the LOC139798480 gene encoding uncharacterized protein isoform X3, producing MQRGWGEHTPPRQPVRPPFPPLRAGVRRPLPSTADPCPPLAPPAAPGLAASPPPPAPLSPGRAGHPSPAEGRPRRPQRSRVRNRSPAVPLPVPSAAPPPWMRAWLQSTTKNPTTIPAPYIRMPALKPLMAGARPQLLQAHRSRLQPARVPKAAHPLQDGDGGWISASIIAQRPQTCTENRDACSTHTAPLPRPASSGRCIICKGDNCNYLINYCPVTCGPD from the exons AtgcagagggggtggggggaacaCACACCGCCCCGGCAGCCGGTCCGGCCCCCGTTCCCGCCCCTCCGAGCAGGCGTACGGCGGCCGCTCCCCTCGACTGCGGACCCCTGCCCTCCGCTTGCTCCGCCGGCAGCCCCCGGCCTCGCCGCCTCCCCGCCTCCCCCTGCGCCGCTATCGCCGGGGAGAGCCGGACACCCGTCCCCGGCCGAGGGTCGCCCGAGGCGGCCGCAGCGGAGCCGGGTCAGGAACCGCTCTCCGGCGGTGCCCCTGCCCGTCCCGAGCGCAGCCCCACCGCCCTGGATGAGGGCCTGGCTCCAAAGCACGACAAAAAACCCTACCACCATCCCCGCTCCTTACATTCGCATGCCCGCGCTGAAGCCTTTGATGGCAGGAGCACGACCGCAGCTCCTCCAGGCGCACCGCAGCCGCCTTCAACCTGCTCGGGTACCAAAGGCAGCGCACCCGCTGCAGGACGGGGATGGCGGCTGGATCTCCGCCAGCATCATTGCCCAAAGGCCGCAAACTTGCACTGAAAACAGAGATGcatgcagcacacacacagcaccactTCCCCGGCCTGCTAGCTCAG gaAGGTGCATAATCTGCAAAGGAGACAACTGTAACTACTTGATCAACTACTGTCCTGTGACCTGTGGTCCAGATTAA